One Coffea arabica cultivar ET-39 chromosome 5c, Coffea Arabica ET-39 HiFi, whole genome shotgun sequence DNA window includes the following coding sequences:
- the LOC140007839 gene encoding small ribosomal subunit protein bS20c-like, with product MAAATHCISSCWGLQHKFKTLSLSNPTTTALKPLSFSANTSLSLFSQGAVTMSPVQRVPRHSIVCEAAPMKKADSAAKRARQAEKRRIYNKARKSEIRTRMKKVLDELEVLRKKPDAQPDEVLSIEALIAEAYSVIDKAVKVGTLHRKTGARRKSRLARRKKAVEVHHGWYTPAPVPMA from the exons ATGGCTGCTGCCACGCATTGCATCTCTTCTTGTTGGGGACTGCAGCACAAATTCAAAACCCTTTCCCTCTCAAATCCAACCACCACTGCTCTTAAGCCGCTCAGCTTCTCTGCCAACACTTCTCTCAGCCTCTTTTCCCAAG GGGCTGTAACTATGAGTCCTGTGCAAAGGGTGCCTCGGCATTCCATTGTGTGTGAAGCTGCGCCAATGAAGAAGGCTGATTCAGCTGCCAAAAGGGCTCGTCAGGCTGAGAAAAGGCGAATTTATAACAAAGCCCGCAAATCTGAAATTAGAACTCGCATGAAAAAG GTTTTGGACGAATTAGAAGTACTTCGAAAGAAACCTGATGCACAACCTGACGAAGTTCTATCAATTGAAGCACTAATTGCAGAGGCATACTCAGTCATTGATAAAGCAGTCAAGGTAGGAACACTTCACAGAAAAACTGGGGCAAGGAGAAAATCCAGGCttgcaagaagaaaaaaagcgGTTGAAGTCCATCATGGATGGTACACTCCCGCTCCAGTTCCCATGGCATGA
- the LOC140007837 gene encoding uncharacterized protein yields the protein MEEEYSVDPALLLAAATDFASHPGTQSDASAQEFLNRFPLPAIINALQTKADYPGLENALVDSLERIFKTKYGASLIPHFMPFVVVGLGADSQKVRYLACETVSCLLENIDDSTSVHLIHQYGVYPLLLNCVIDGDEQVATVSMDAIKNLAGSPNGLAIIFPANISGPTQLGNLAGKCSSLGRVRVLALIVKLFSISSSVASLVYSSKLLSLLEREVSNTNDTLVTLTVLELLYELAEVQHSTEFLSRTMLLQLMSSIIGNASAESILRSRAMMIAGRLLSKENAVRFIDESSFRAVVLAIDRRFDFLESQDADECECALEALGQVGLSNQGAVLLLTGSPPAARHVIDAAFDRQQHNKQLAALHALATIAGEPRSENDVILTGGAEENLQRLIYEMASRTSKLTPSGLLQSILQQDSDLRLAGYRLIIALVARPWCLLEIISRQEIINVVIDTYTETKKIGMELRHKCCQAIYRALTSSSKLISDPALADIAAKLQEAIRRGPYLVRTRTEAQPVVMTAERF from the exons ATGGAGGAAGAGTACTCGGTTGATCCGGCCCTGTTACTGGCGGCCGCCACCGACTTCGCTAGTCATCCCG GAACTCAGTCCGACGCTTCAGCACAAGAATTTCTCAATCGCTTCCCTCTCCCCGCCATTATCAA TgctttacaaacaaaagcagATTATCCAGGACTGGAAAATGCATTGGTTGATAGCTTGgaaagaattttcaaaacaaagtaCGGAGCATCCCTTATCCCACATTTCATG CCATTTGTTGTAGTTGGTTTGGGGGCAGATTCTCAAAAAGTCAGATATTTAGCTTGTGAAACA GTGTCTTGCCTTTTGGAGAACATTGATGACAGTACATCTGTACATCTAATTCATCAATATGGTGTGTACCCACTTTTGTTAAATTGCGTAATTGATGG TGATGAACAAGTTGCAACTGTGTCAATGGATGCCATTAAGAATTTGGCTGGTTCTCCAAACGGCCTG GCTATCATTTTTCCAGCAAATATTAGTGGACCAACACAGCTTGGAAACTTGGCTGGGAAATGTTCATCACTG GGAAGAGTTCGAGTGCTGGCGTTGATAGTGAAGCTTTTCTCTATTTCCAGCTCAGTTGCATCTCTAGTCTACAGCTCCAAACTTCTTAGTCTATTGGAGAGAGAAGTTAGTAACACAAATGACACTCTTGTTACGTTGACTGTGTTGGAACTCCTATACGAG TTAGCAGAAGTTCAGCATAGTACAGAATTCTTGTCAAGAACCATGCTTCTTCAATTGATGAGTTCGATAATCGG AAATGCATCTGCTGAATCAATTTTAAGATCAAGAGCAATGATGATAGCTGGAAGACTGCTTTCAAAGGAGAATGCTGTTAGGTTCATTGATGAATCAA GTTTTAGAGCTGTTGTCTTGGCTATTGATAGAAGGTTTGATTTCCTTGAAAGCCAAGATGCGGATGAATGTGAATGTGCTCTTGAAGCTTTGGGTCAAGTTGGGCTAT CAAACCAGGGAGCTGTGTTGCTCCTTACAGGTTCACCTCCTGCTGCTAGACATGTTATTGATGCTGCCTTTGACCGGCAACAGCATAATAAACAACTG gcTGCTTTGCATGCACTGGCGACCATTGCTGGAGAACCTCGGTCTGAAAATGATGTGATTCTCACTGGTGGTGCAGAAGAAAACCTTCAACGCTTAATCTATGAGATGGCATCTAGGACTTCAAAACTTACACCATCA GGCCTTCTCCAATCAATACTCCAACAGGATTCAGATTTACGTCTGGCG GGCTACAGATTGATAATAGCTTTGGTGGCTCGACCTTGGTGCTTGCTGGAGATAATCTCAAGACAAGAGATCATTAATGTAGTGATTGACACATATACAGAGACCAAAAAGATAG gTATGGAACTTAGGCATAAGTGTTGCCAGGCAATCTACAGGGCATTAACTTCGTCAAGTAAACTAATCAGTGATCCTGCTTTGGCTGACATAGCTGCCAAG CTACAGGAAGCCATCAGAAGGGGCCCTTACCTGGTAAGAACCCGCACTGAAGCTCAACCAGTGGTGATGACAGCTGAGAGATTTTAG
- the LOC140007838 gene encoding putative pentatricopeptide repeat-containing protein At3g15200, which produces MHSRFQPLGRKFSRQIQLLFKSKCSTQPTANLLQNPFSPRIIPSYLSTQSYNQQARPDLDNSAAEYQDLKIPDANSHLDDDAIKIQNLLKLKVDEPVEEIEQSLSKSALSFSEDLVLNVLRRHRSDWRPAYTFFKLVSKENVSNGYSPGTGVYNQMLDILGRMHRFGELSNVLDEMFRRKIMINERTYGIVVNRYAAAHKVEEAIQFFYKRKELGLELDLIAFQTLLMSLCRYKHVEAAEFLFHNKKSEFMDHIKTWNIILNGWCVLGNLREAKRFWNDIVTSNCRPDKFTYGIFINSLSKAGKISTAVKLFQAMWEKGCKPDVAICNTIIDGLCFKKRIPEALEIFHEMNERDCLPDVASYNSLIKHLCKIKRMDKVYELLDEMEMKGEDVLPNARTYGYLLNSAKKPDEVYCILERMERRGCKLDGDIYNLLLRLFMGWGIQESAQSFWNDMERSGMGPDKRSYTIMIHGLFEKGMMKESMRYFEEMTLKGVVPEPRTKLLVDAMNIKLNSEDSSKNLDNKGRKNRKTI; this is translated from the coding sequence ATGCATTCCAGATTCCAACCGTTGGGAAGAAAATTTTCCCGGCAAATCCAACTGCTTTTCAAATCTAAATGCTCCACTCAACCCACAGCTAATCTTCTCCAGAATCCATTTTCGCCCAGAATCATACCTTCTTATCTCAGCACTCAAAGCTATAATCAGCAAGCCCGCCCAGATTTAGATAATTCTGCTGCAgagtaccaagacttgaagatCCCAGATGCCAACTCCCACTTAGATGATGATGCTATCAAAATCCAAAACCTTCTCAAGCTTAAAGTTGACGAACCAGTTGAAGAGATTGAGCAATCTCTAAGTAAATCCGCTCTGTCTTTCTCAGAAGACTTGGTTCTAAACGTGCTTAGACGGCACCGTTCTGATTGGAGGCCAGCCTATACGTTCTTCAAATTGGTTTCTAAAGAAAATGTTTCAAACGGGTATTCACCAGGAACTGGTGTTTACAACCAAATGCTCGATATTCTTGGTCGGATGCATCGTTTTGGTGAACTGTCCAATGTGCTCGACGAAATGTTCAGAAGGAAGATCATGATCAATGAGAGGACATATGGCATCGTGGTTAACAGGTACGCTGCAGCACATAAGGTTGAGGAAGCAATTCAGTTCTTTTATAAGAGGAAAGAGCTAGGTCTAGAGCTTGATTTGATCGCGTTTCAGACACTTCTGATGTCCCTGTGTCGGTACAAGCATGTGGAAGCAGCGGAGTTTTTGTTCCATAACAAGAAGAGTGAGTTCATGGATCATATAAAGACTTGGAATATTATTTTAAATGGATGGTGTGTTCTGGGTAATTTGCGCGAGGCGAAGAGGTTTTGGAATGATATTGTGACTTCAAACTGTAGACCAGATAAGTTTACATATGGGATTTTTATTAATTCCTTGAGCAAGGCCGGAAAGATAAGCACTGCAGTGAAATTGTTTCAGGCAATGTGGGAGAAGGGCTGTAAACCAGATGTTGCTATTTGCAATACCATCATTGATGGGTTGTGCTTCAAAAAGAGGATTCCTGAGGCTCTTGAAATTTTTCACGAGATGAATGAGAGAGACTGTTTACCTGATGTAGCTTCTTATAATTCGCTTATTAAGCATTTGTGTAAGATTAAGAGGATGGATAAGGTTTATGAGCTCTTGGATGAAATGGAGATGAAGGGGGAGGATGTTTTGCCAAATGCTAGAACTTACGGTTACTTGTTGAATTCTGCAAAGAAGCCTGATGAAGTTTACTGCATTCTGGAGAGGATGGAAAGGAGAGGATGTAAGTTGGATGGAGACATCTACAATCTGCTATTGAGGTTGTTTATGGGATGGGGTATCCAGGAGAGCGCACAGAGTTTTTGGAATGATATGGAGAGAAGCGGAATGGGGCCAGACAAGCGATCTTACACAATAATGATCCATGGCCTTTTTGAAAAGGGAATGATGAAGGAATCTATGCGTTACTTTGAAGAGATGACACTGAAGGGAGTGGTGCCTgagccaaggaccaaattgttGGTTGATGCCATGAACATTAAATTGAACAGCGAAGATTCATCCAAGAATCTAGATAATAAGGGAAGGAAGAATCGGAAGACTATATGA